In the genome of Tubulanus polymorphus unplaced genomic scaffold, tnTubPoly1.2 scaffold_35, whole genome shotgun sequence, one region contains:
- the LOC141914508 gene encoding TNF receptor-associated factor 5-like has protein sequence MGLDKDLFLGEIPDDLICSICDKVFAEPVANCCPHVFCSSCIRRRLKLKTSRFCPICETPLNAKPSQPPEEFKSKLLSLKLRCVNRCGSVHPLSALADHLATDCPNAQLECGNRIRGCLLKIKRKDFDAHGHTCSFRIVNCDVCGMRTLYCDLFTHQKRKNCLSQRLRCDVSEGRRLTSASVRRHYQDLTAAQNQVKKSEKNYWEKRVRTADFYSGRRRPISRPLTTWSQETLPIGDWGERPDTARTFLTSRPGTRDASEIAERPLTKPMTSSLQKCTRCCKTVQNGDLEKRTCFYHCGPVRKIKYVYSKI, from the exons ATGGGTTTGGATAAAGATCTGTTTTTAGGTGAAATACCAGACGATTTAATTTGCTCGATATGCGACAAAGTGTTTGCGGAACCGGTTGCGAACTGTTGTCCGCACGTGTTCTGCTCCAGTTGCATCCGACGAAGGCTGAAACTAAAAACCAGCAGATTTTGTCCGATTTGCGAAACGCCGCTGAACGCTAAACCAAGCCAGCCACCAGAGGAGTTCAAGTCAAAACTACTCAGTTTGAAATTACGCTGCGTGAACCGCTGTGGCAGTGTTCACCCTTTATCGGCTCTTGCCGATCATTTGGCGACCGACTGCCCAAATGCACAACTCGAATGCGGGAATAGGATTCGCGGTTGTCTTCTGAAAATCAAACGGAAGGACTTCGACGCGCACGGACACACGTGTTCGTTCCGGATCGTGAATTGCGATGTATGTGGCATGCGCACTTTGTATTGCGACTTGTTCACGCATCAGAAACGGAAAAATTGCCTAAGCCAACGACTGCGCTGTGACGTATCCGAGGGTCGACGTTTAACCTCTGCCTCGGTACGCAGGCATTATCAAGACCTGACAGCCGCGCAAAACCAGGTCAAAAAATCGGAGAAAAATTACTGGGAAAAAAGGGTTAGAACGGCAGATTTCTACAGCGGTCGGAGGCGTCCGATATCCCGCCCGTTAACCACGTGGTCGCAGGAGACGCTTCCTATCGGTGACTGGGGCGAACGACCAGACACGGCACGGACGTTCCTGACCAGTCGCCCGGGTACGAGAGACGCTTCGGAGATAGCTGAACGGCCCCTCACCAagccgatgacgtcatcgttaCAGAAATGTACGCGATGTTGTAAAACTGTCCAGAACGGTGATCTCGAAAAACGCACGTGTTTTTATCACTGCGGG CCGGtaagaaaaatcaaatatgtTTACTCGAAGATCTGA